Proteins encoded within one genomic window of Carassius gibelio isolate Cgi1373 ecotype wild population from Czech Republic chromosome A4, carGib1.2-hapl.c, whole genome shotgun sequence:
- the LOC127977572 gene encoding leucine-rich repeat neuronal protein 3-like has protein sequence MKDISFVDYLLVGLAVTTLVLAAEERVNCPKLCVCEIRPWFSPSSVYMEAPTVDCNDLGLFDLPMRLPSDTQVILLQTNNIAKIEYPLDYLPNITEIDLSQNNLSSISDVNIGHLPQLLSLHMEENWICALLDNSLSQLTNLQELYLNHNLISLISPEAFRGLQSLLRLHLNSNRLQSIKSEWFEPLPNLEILMIGENPVLSIQDMNFKPLRNLRSLVLTRMNLSQISDDSFLGLDNLESISFYDNTFPKVPHGALKHLKSLKFLDLNKNPIGRIQRGDFVDMLHLKELGINSMPELVSIDSFALNNLPELTKIEATNNPKLSYVHPNAFYRLPRLETLMLNGNALSALHRITVESLPNLREVSMHSNPIRCDCVVRWMNMNKTNIRFMEPDSLFCVEPPEYEGQHVRQVHFREMMEICLPLISAESFPTQISVESGRSVSLHCRAFAEPEPDIYWVTPSGRRVNPNAVSERFYMHPEGTLDIYDITKSEAGLYTCVAHNLVGADLKSVSLEVNGYFPQPVNDSLNVNIESVQANSVLISWNASHGSLAPNIKWYTMPTANHPTVVFTARVPSDVTVYNLTHLNPATQYKVCVDIHSIHHKHDTKCANVQTKGLQQAVKDLERWDMALIAAFGVLFIAISVACFLIYVFMRNNCIYGELKRCPSKMALMSETSQQSPFTRLWISGKGMPAAVEVKATVINVLDNAF, from the coding sequence ATGAAGGACATATCATTTGTGGATTATTTGCTAGTGGGCCTTGCAGTGACTACCTTGGTCCTTGCTGCAGAAGAGAGAGTAAATTGTCCCAAACTTTGCGTTTGTGAGATTAGACCCTGGTTTTCCCCTAGCTCTGTATATATGGAGGCTCCCACTGTTGACTGTAATGACCTCGGACTTTTTGACCTGCCCATGAGATTGCCATCTGATACACAAGTCATTTTACTGCAGACCAACAACATTGCTAAGATTGAGTACCCTTTGGATTACCTTCCAAACATCACTGAGATTGATCTCTCACAAAACAACCTGTCATCAATAAGTGATGTCAATATTGGCCATCTCCCTCAACTCTTATCCCTACACATGGAGGAAAACTGGATATGTGCCCTATTAGACAACAGCCTTTCTCAACTGACCAACCTTCAGGAGCTCTACCTAAATCATAACCTCATCTCCTTGATTTCTCCCGAGGCTTTTCGTGGCCTTCAGAGCTTGCTGAGACTACACCTCAACTCCAACCGGCTTCAGAGTATAAAAAGCGAATGGTTTGAGCCCTTACCAAATTTGGAAATTCTAATGATTGGGGAAAATCCTGTCCTCTCTATTCAGGATATGAACTTCAAGCCTCTGAGAAACCTTCGCAGCCTGGTTCTTACTAGAATGAACTTGTCACAGATATCAGATGATTCATTTCTGGGCCTTGACAATCTGGAGAGTATCTCATTCTATGATAATACATTCCCTAAGGTACCCCATGGTGCTCTCAAGCATCTTAAGAGCCTCAAGTTTTTGGATCTTAATAAGAACCCCATTGGCCGAATTCAAAGGGGCGACTTTGTGGACATGCTCCATCTTAAGGAGCTGGGCATTAACAGTATGCCTGAGTTGGTGTCCATTGATAGTTTTGCCCTCAACAATCTCCCAGAACTCACAAAAATCGAAGCCACCAACAACCCAAAACTTTCCTATGTGCATCCAAATGCTTTCTATAGGTTGCCAAGGCTGGAAACCCTAATGTTAAATGGTAATGCTTTAAGTGCCCTCCACAGGATAACAGTGGAGTCCCTTCCAAATCTCCGGGAGGTTAGCATGCACTCTAACCCCATCCGCTGTGACTGTGTTGTGCGATGGATGAACATGAACAAGACAAACATTCGCTTCATGGAGCCTGATTCCCTGTTTTGTGTGGAACCTCCAGAGTATGAAGGTCAGCATGTGCGGCAGGTTCACTTCAGAGAGATGATGGAGATCTGTCTGCCTCTCATCTCTGCAGAAAGCTTCCCCACACAAATCAGTGTGGAAAGTGGGAGATCTGTGTCTCTTCACTGCCGTGCCTTTGCTGAACCTGAGCCAGACATTTACTGGGTGACTCCGTCAGGGAGAAGGGTCAATCCAAATGCTGTTTCTGAGAGATTCTACATGCACCCTGAAGGCACCCTTGATATTTATGATATCACTAAGAGTGAAGCTGGATTGTACACATGTGTGGCACACAATCTTGTTGGGGCAGACCTGAAATCTGTATCATTGGAGGTAAATGGCTACTTCCCACAACCAGTCAATGACTCACTGAATGTCAACATTGAATCTGTACAGGCCAACTCTGTGTTAATATCCTGGAATGCCTCTCACGGTAGCCTGGCACCAAACATTAAGTGGTATACAATGCCCACTGCAAACCATCCAACTGTGGTATTCACAGCTAGGGTACCATCTGATGTGACTGTATATAATCTCACACATCTCAACCCTGCTACacagtacaaagtgtgtgtggaCATTCACAGCATCCATCATAAACATGACACCAAGTGTGCCAATGTCCAAACTAAAGGATTACAACAAGCCGTAAAGGACTTGGAGAGGTGGGACATGGCACTTATTGCTGCTTTTGGTGTGCTTTTCATTGCGATCTCAGTGGCTTGCTTTCTGATTTATGTCTTTATGAGGAACAACTGCATTTATGGAGAACTGAAGCGATGCCCTTCCAAAATGGCTCTGATGTCTGAGACCAGCCAGCAGTCTCCCTTTACAAGGCTCTGGATTTCTGGGAAAGGGATGCCAGCTGCTGTTGAGGTGAAAGCCACAGTCATAAATGTGTTGGACAATGCATTTTAA